CTACTTTACTCAGAAATAATGAAGTTTGGGCCGAAAAAATAGTATATTTTGGCCCCATGGGATGCAGAACTGGTTTTTACTTAATAATTTTTGGAAACTATGAAAGCAAAGATCTTGTTGACTTAATATCATGGCTTTTTTCTGAAATTGTAAATTTTTCAGAACCTATTCCAGGTGCAAGTGATAAAGAATGTGGAAATTACAAAGAACATAACATTGACATGGCTAAATATGAATCTTCTAAATACTTACAAATATTAGACAATATCAAAGAAGAAAATTTAAAATATCCCTAGATCATAAAATTTAAAAAACAGAAATTATTTCACTGTTATTCTTTATTGCTACGTCAAGCTGGAAAATAAAGCCTAAAGTTATTTTATGCATTTGATTAAAGAGCAAAAGTTTGTTATAAAAAATTGGAGAAACTGTGTATTCTAAAAAAACAAAATCTATATTAATTCTAGCTCCAATGTCTAATCCTAAAACAAAATTATCCAACAATACCCAATCACCTGAGCCTCTAAAGCAAATTTTTGCGCCAATATATGAAAATTTTAAACCCGTAAACATAATTAAACTTAACATTGGAGTATAAGGTAAAAAGAAATAATTGCCATACATTCTAAGTGAAAATGAAACATCTTTTACTATGAAATAATTTAAAAAATGCTTCAAATATAATTGACCATTCAACATAAACATAATATCTTCAGTATAAGGAGTATCTCCTGGCAAAAATTTAATATCTAAATTAAATTCCCCACCAAGCGCGAAATTTTGAGAAACATTAACACCGAGTCCACTAAAAAATTGATACTTAAGTCTTTCATAGAAGAATAAATCTTGAGTAAAGTTATCAACACCAACACCAAATCCATTGTATACATTAAGATAGCCAGGAATTCCCGAATAAATTCTTGATGCATTAAGCATGAAAACAAAAAATAAAAAAAAGTTTCTTCTCATAAAGAATCCTTTTTAACAAAATAAAACTAAATATTCATACTTATTTGCATAGACAACTCTTTAAATTTTTCAACTTCAAAATTAAGTTTATTTCCCCTTTTAAAACCAAAACCATCATTTTTAAATCTTGGAATTATGTGGAAATGAGTATGAAAAATCTCTTGTCCTGCACCAGCTCCCAAGGCAGAATAAACATTTATTCCACCATAAACGTTTGAATTTATTTTCTTTAAAGCATTCGAAATTTTTTTACATACTATTAAAATTCTCTCGTTAAATTTATCATCCATATTCAACAAATTTTCACTATGCTCTTTGGGAATAACAAGAGTATGCCCAACAGTTAAAGGATTTATATCTAAAAATGCTAAAACTAAATCATCCTCATAAACTTTATAACTAGGAAGCTCTTTGTTTACTATTTTACAAAAAATACAATTATACATTAAAAATGTCCTATTATAGAAAAATAACAATTAAAATATTTAAATGAAATTTAAACAGCATAACTAACCAAAACCCATTTTGCTATATTAAAATATGCTATCAAGGTAATCGCATCTGCAATCGTAGTTATTAAAGGCCCTGCCATAAGTGCTGGATCCAACTTAAAAATTTTAGCAACAATAGGCAAAAGACCTCCCAATATCTTTGCTACTGTCAAGCTTACCATTAAGCAAGATGAAACTACAAAAGCTATTTTAAGTCTATCAGAATGTTGTGGAGCTATGAAAAATATAATTCTTAAAAAATTAACACTGGCAAGAATTACCCCTACTAAAATACTAACACATATCTCTTTTAAAAGAACTTTAAAAAAATCTTTTACCTTAACAGTGCCAAGAGCAAGCTCACGAATTATTAGCGCAGATGCCTGAGAACCAGCATTGCCTGAAGTATCCATTAAAAGGGGAATAAAACTAGCCAAAACTACTAAAGACAGCATTAAATTTTGATAATTTGAAATGATTGTAGCTGTAAAAGTAGAAGAAATCATAAGAACTAAAAGCCAAATTATCCTATTTTTTGTCATAACTAAAATAGAAGTATCAAGATAAGATGTATCTAAGGGCTTAACAGCTGCAATCATTTGAAAATCTTCAGTATTTACAGATTGAATAACTTCTAAAATATCATCAATAATAATAACTCCTATCATTCTACCTTCATTATCAACAACAGGAACACTAGTAATATCATATTTTTGGAAAAGAAGTGCAACATCCTCTTTCTCATCATTGACCCTAACAATATGAAATCCAGTGCCTCTCATGATTGATGAGAGAATAACATCATCTTTAGCTAATATTAAATCCTCAATTTTTATAACTCCTTTTAAATGCTTTTCATAATCTGTAATATAATAAGTGTAAATATCTTCTTTGGTTTTAGCTACTCTTCTAATGTAGTCAAGAGCTTGACCAACGGTGAAATCTTCTTTAAGCTCAACATACTCAATTGTTACAATTGAACCTGCAGAATCATCACTGTAAGACAAAAATTTATTAATAATTTCTCTATTCTCTTCTGTAGAACTTGCTAAAAATCTCTGAACAACATTTGCGGGAACTTCTTCTAAAAGATCAATAACATCATCAAGATTTAACTCATCAATCATTTCACTTATTTCTTTATTTGTAAAAGAATTTGCTAATTTGTTTTTTGTAGATTGATCAAAATTAGAAAAAGTTTCGACTGCTATTTTTTTAGGCAAAAACCTGTAAAGTAAGATCAATTCAGAGCCATTAAGCCTTTTAAGAGCCTCAGCAATATCAAAGGAATCGTGCTTTAAAAATTTTTCTTTAATTTTAGAATAACTTTTTTCTTTAAGAAAAATTCTCAATTCATCAATATCTATCATTAAAAGGCCTCCAAAAATTTAAATTTTACAAGACATTTAATGAATCTAATTCATCAAAGCTTATCCAATAACATAGAACATCTTCCCGAAGGAATAGGAAGGGTTTTTTCTTTTTTATTTAATATATTTATTGTAAAATAATAAAGTTTTTCAGATTCCATTTTTATTTCCCAACCTCTTTTCCCTTTATTGCAAATTATTGTGGTTTGATTCTTTTTAAGAGATAGGCTTTCAATTCCCATAATCTCAAGAGTAGGTATGTTCCAATACACAGTTTTATCGGGCAAGCTAATTGTAAGTCCAATAATATTTTCTATCATCAAGCTAATACTAAAAAGAGAAAGATAGCAAATAAGATCTTTCTCGGTATAAATTTTTTTATTGGAATCAAAATATGCAGGACCTTCTTGCATGGGTTTATAAGCTTCCCAAATGTGCCCCTTAATTTTATTAAAAGGCATTAAAGTGTCTAATATATAATATAGATGTCTTATAGTAAATTCTCTTGCAATATTTGCACGACCACAATATTCAAGGCCTTTGATCACAAAAAAATTCATATAAGTATAAACTGAGCCATAATATCCATTACCATCCTCACTAAAACCTGGCTCACTAACAGAAAGCGTTGGAAAAGGATTTGGAGTCCCAAAATGCTTAGTACTTTTTAAATAAAAAATCATTCTTTCTATTCTGTCTTCACTGGGAATCTCAGAAAGCATTGGGAAAAAGCCCACTATTGTTTTAATTTCAATAATATTTTCATTAACATCAAGATCATAATAAAATCCATCCTTTTCGCTCCACATTAAAGAATTGATTTTAACCTTAAGAGAAAAAAATCGTTTTTTATATTCTAGTGATAAATTTTTATCATTCAAAATATCTGCTAATTTAGAAATACAATATGCACTATGAACTTGTAGTGAATTAAAATCTATAGGATAGTATGCATCTGTCCTTGGGGAATTTTTATAAAAAACTTTATTTACATCAATTGAATAAAGACCATTTTCTTTTAAAAATTTGCTCTCTATCCACTTATAATACTTATCAAGAATTGGTAAAACTTCAGAAATTCTTTTTTTATTTCCTGTTTTATGATATAAATTATATTCAGCCCATGCAAAAATTGGAAATCCAATATTCTCTTCATTTCCATCAAGATCAATAATAGCATTGTTATTATCATATCTAGCTCTAATTGCACCAGATTCTTCCTGCAATTGATAAAATTTATCAATTGCAGATGTAGATGAATATTCCCCATTACTATAGACAAGAAAAAAGCTTGAAATACAAGCTTGCATCTGATCTATATAATTACAATTCTCCGAATAATAATTTTTATCTTTTTTACTCTTATCAGCAACTTTCTGTAAAATAACCTTATCTTGAATCCAAGATAGACTTTTATTATAAATGTCAATAAAGTCTTGGTCATAATAGTAAATTTTGGGAAACATCTTTTTATTCAATGCTAAATCCTCTAAAATAATAGAAATGTACTTCTATTTATTATAACACAATAAACATAACATAATTTAAAAATTAAAAACTAGAAAATTAAAATCTTTTTATTTGATAAGTCTATAACTTTAATATTTGTTTTAGAAAAATTTCATATTCTTCCTTATTATGAGGAACAATAATTTCTCCGCTTATTATTTTCCTTTCAAGTACTTTTATGTAGTCAAATTTGTTAGCATTAGATAAGCCAACAACACCGTCTCTTAATCCCATTTGAACAATTTTTCCACCTTCCCAAGTATTATTATTTTTAAGATATTCGCTAGTAATCAAATACAACGCATCGCCAACGTTTTTTATAACAGCAGTAATAAAATTTTTAGGAGCAAGATGAGACTGATCCTGATCAGCTCCAATAACATAATAACCATCTCCAAGCTCTTTTGCTGCTTCAATAACACCAACCCCTGCTAAACCAGCTGCAAAATGAATTACATCAACCCCTTTAGAATATAGTTTATTAGCCACTACTCTACCAATTTCAACATCAGAAAAAGAATTAGAATATTCACTTAAAATCTCTATGCCTTTATTAGCATACTTTGCGCCAGCTTCATATCCATAACGAAATGCATCTACTATTTCGCCCTTAATTCCCCCTATAAAACCTATTTTGCCAGAAACACTTTTTTTAGCTGCAACATAGCCAGCCAAAAAAGCACCTTGTTCTATTTTAAAAACAACACCTATCAGATTTTTAGGAATCCTGACATCATCGCCATAAATAGGATCTATTATTCCATAGTTAATTTTTGGATTTTCTAATGAAACAGATAAAGAAGCGTCCGTAAGCCTATACCCTACAAGCCAAATCAAGCCTGAGCCATTCATCTTCAAATTATCAAGATCTGAAACATAACTAGAATAAACCCCAGAAACAGCACTAGAAAAAACTTCTTCAATATTTTCTGGAAAATCTTTTTTTAAACGCAATAAAGCATTATTTGCACTAGAATTAAAAGATTTGTCATCAAGAACTCCATCTACCAACATAGATATCTTCATTTTACTTGACTCAGATTCTATTCCATTTTTACTCAAACAAGAAATAAACAAAATACCAAATATAAAAATTACAATCCTCATTAAAACGCTTCTCCATTTTCATCATTTAAACAAAAACAATATGTTTTTATACTTAAAAATATAAATTAATTCTTTATTTAAATAAATTCTTTAAGAAATTTTATATAACTTTCTTTATTATATGGAACAACAACTTCTTTATTGATTATTTTGCTAGAAAGGTTATCGATTTCTTTTTCAAGTTCAAAGGGTATCATCTTAGGATTTCTTACAAACCCCACAACTCCTTCTTTAAGGCCATAGTTTATTAACTTCCCACCTTCGAAAGTATTGGTTTTTAAATAGTTAGATGTAAAAATATTTAAAGATCTGCCAACATCTTTAGTTGTAGATGTGATAATATTATCGGGAGCAAGATATGATTGATCCTCATCAACTCCAATAATGTAATGCCCAGAACCAAGTTCTTTTGCAACCTCAATAGCTCCAATGCCTCCAAGACCCGCAGCATGATGAATAACATCTATCCCATCAGAATACATTTTAGTTGCAACACTTCTACCAGCTTCAATGTCAACAAAACTACCAATATACTGAGAAAATATATTTATATCCTTATTGGCATATTTAGCGCCAGCTTCATACCCATACCTGAAAGCATCTACTATCTCACCCTCTATTCCCCCTAAAAATCCAATTTTACCTGTTTTAGAAACTTTTGCAGCAATATAGCCCGTCAAAAATGCACCTTCTTGGGCTCTAAAAGTCATGCCTACTAAATTTGAAGGAATAGGCTCGTTAGAATACACAGGATCAATAATTGCATATTTTACCTCGGGATTTTGCAAAGAAACAGCCTTGGCCACATCACTAAATCTATACCCAATAAGCCAAATTAAATCTGAACTCGCATCTTTAAGCCCTTCAAGATCAGATAAATAAGAATTTGCTGAAGACTCTTTTAAAATAAGCTCAATCTTAAATTCTTCTTTAACTTTTTTTATGCCATTTAAAGCACTCTCATTAAAAGATTTATCATCAAAAGTTCCATCAATCATTAAAGATAACTTGGGAATTCCACTCTCAAGACTACCCTTACCACTACAAGCTAAAAAAATAACACTTTCAAACAAAATCAACAACAATAATTTATTCATAAACTATTCCCCCTTTTTGAAATAAAGCTATACCTAAGTAGTTTATAACTTTGATTTAAATAAATCAAATGCATATTCACTATCAGGAACAATAATTTCTCCATTTATTATTTTATTTTCCAGATTAATAACTTCATCAACTAGCCTCTCACTTAAAACATCGGGATCCTTAACAATTTCTATTACTCCTTCTTTTAACCCTCTATCAATAACAACTCCACCCTTAAAAACTCCATTTCTAATATAATCTGATGAAACAGAATAAATAACATTGCCAATATCCTTAAGTATGGAAGTAATAACATTTTGAGGTGCAATATATGATTGATCCTGGTTTAAACCAATAACATAATATTTAGAACCAAGTTCCTTAGCAGCATCATAAACTCCAAGGCCAGTTATACCAGCTATTGGGAAAATAACACCCACTTTATCTTCTTTATACATGAACCGAGCCATTTTTTTGCCTTTCTCTTTATCAAAAAGAGAAGGTGCTTTTTTTGAAATTAATCTTAATTTGGGATTAGCATAAAAAATTCCGGCCTTAAAACCAAACTTAAAATCATTTAAATGTTCACTTATAGGACCTGTTAAAAATCCAATCTTTTCCTTTCTACTCATCTTAGCTGCAATATACCCAGCTAAAAATGCAACCTCTTCATTTCTAAACTTAATAGCCAAGGAATTCTTAGGAACCTGAATATCGCCATAATCAAAAGCATCTATAATTCCATAAAAAATATCTGGATGCTCATGCGAAAGCTTAACCGATAAACTTGAAAATTGGTATCCAATCAACCAAAAAAGCTTTAAAGGATTTTTTTGAATATCACAAGCATCCTCATTC
The nucleotide sequence above comes from Borrelia maritima. Encoded proteins:
- a CDS encoding MGH1-like glycoside hydrolase domain-containing protein, whose translation is MNKKMFPKIYYYDQDFIDIYNKSLSWIQDKVILQKVADKSKKDKNYYSENCNYIDQMQACISSFFLVYSNGEYSSTSAIDKFYQLQEESGAIRARYDNNNAIIDLDGNEENIGFPIFAWAEYNLYHKTGNKKRISEVLPILDKYYKWIESKFLKENGLYSIDVNKVFYKNSPRTDAYYPIDFNSLQVHSAYCISKLADILNDKNLSLEYKKRFFSLKVKINSLMWSEKDGFYYDLDVNENIIEIKTIVGFFPMLSEIPSEDRIERMIFYLKSTKHFGTPNPFPTLSVSEPGFSEDGNGYYGSVYTYMNFFVIKGLEYCGRANIAREFTIRHLYYILDTLMPFNKIKGHIWEAYKPMQEGPAYFDSNKKIYTEKDLICYLSLFSISLMIENIIGLTISLPDKTVYWNIPTLEIMGIESLSLKKNQTTIICNKGKRGWEIKMESEKLYYFTINILNKKEKTLPIPSGRCSMLLDKL
- the bmpA gene encoding nucleoside ABC transporter substrate-binding protein BmpA translates to MNKLLLLILFESVIFLACSGKGSLESGIPKLSLMIDGTFDDKSFNESALNGIKKVKEEFKIELILKESSANSYLSDLEGLKDASSDLIWLIGYRFSDVAKAVSLQNPEVKYAIIDPVYSNEPIPSNLVGMTFRAQEGAFLTGYIAAKVSKTGKIGFLGGIEGEIVDAFRYGYEAGAKYANKDINIFSQYIGSFVDIEAGRSVATKMYSDGIDVIHHAAGLGGIGAIEVAKELGSGHYIIGVDEDQSYLAPDNIITSTTKDVGRSLNIFTSNYLKTNTFEGGKLINYGLKEGVVGFVRNPKMIPFELEKEIDNLSSKIINKEVVVPYNKESYIKFLKEFI
- the mgtE gene encoding magnesium transporter, which translates into the protein MIDIDELRIFLKEKSYSKIKEKFLKHDSFDIAEALKRLNGSELILLYRFLPKKIAVETFSNFDQSTKNKLANSFTNKEISEMIDELNLDDVIDLLEEVPANVVQRFLASSTEENREIINKFLSYSDDSAGSIVTIEYVELKEDFTVGQALDYIRRVAKTKEDIYTYYITDYEKHLKGVIKIEDLILAKDDVILSSIMRGTGFHIVRVNDEKEDVALLFQKYDITSVPVVDNEGRMIGVIIIDDILEVIQSVNTEDFQMIAAVKPLDTSYLDTSILVMTKNRIIWLLVLMISSTFTATIISNYQNLMLSLVVLASFIPLLMDTSGNAGSQASALIIRELALGTVKVKDFFKVLLKEICVSILVGVILASVNFLRIIFFIAPQHSDRLKIAFVVSSCLMVSLTVAKILGGLLPIVAKIFKLDPALMAGPLITTIADAITLIAYFNIAKWVLVSYAV
- a CDS encoding S-ribosylhomocysteine lyase; amino-acid sequence: MKKIASFTIDHTKLNPGIYVSRKDTFENVTFTTIDIRIKAPNIEPIIENAAIHTIEHIGATLLRNNEVWAEKIVYFGPMGCRTGFYLIIFGNYESKDLVDLISWLFSEIVNFSEPIPGASDKECGNYKEHNIDMAKYESSKYLQILDNIKEENLKYP
- the bmpC gene encoding nucleoside ABC transporter substrate-binding protein BmpC, yielding MFKRFIFIALSLLVLACFKSNNKSIKSDKLVVGVLANGSFYDKGYNQSVHDGVVKLRDDFGIKLITKSLRPYPIPGKRLLTVDEAMNEDACDIQKNPLKLFWLIGYQFSSLSVKLSHEHPDIFYGIIDAFDYGDIQVPKNSLAIKFRNEEVAFLAGYIAAKMSRKEKIGFLTGPISEHLNDFKFGFKAGIFYANPKLRLISKKAPSLFDKEKGKKMARFMYKEDKVGVIFPIAGITGLGVYDAAKELGSKYYVIGLNQDQSYIAPQNVITSILKDIGNVIYSVSSDYIRNGVFKGGVVIDRGLKEGVIEIVKDPDVLSERLVDEVINLENKIINGEIIVPDSEYAFDLFKSKL
- a CDS encoding HIT family protein, with the translated sequence MYNCIFCKIVNKELPSYKVYEDDLVLAFLDINPLTVGHTLVIPKEHSENLLNMDDKFNERILIVCKKISNALKKINSNVYGGINVYSALGAGAGQEIFHTHFHIIPRFKNDGFGFKRGNKLNFEVEKFKELSMQISMNI
- the bmpB gene encoding nucleoside ABC transporter substrate-binding protein BmpB; its protein translation is MRIVIFIFGILFISCLSKNGIESESSKMKISMLVDGVLDDKSFNSSANNALLRLKKDFPENIEEVFSSAVSGVYSSYVSDLDNLKMNGSGLIWLVGYRLTDASLSVSLENPKINYGIIDPIYGDDVRIPKNLIGVVFKIEQGAFLAGYVAAKKSVSGKIGFIGGIKGEIVDAFRYGYEAGAKYANKGIEILSEYSNSFSDVEIGRVVANKLYSKGVDVIHFAAGLAGVGVIEAAKELGDGYYVIGADQDQSHLAPKNFITAVIKNVGDALYLITSEYLKNNNTWEGGKIVQMGLRDGVVGLSNANKFDYIKVLERKIISGEIIVPHNKEEYEIFLKQILKL